Below is a window of Cygnus atratus isolate AKBS03 ecotype Queensland, Australia chromosome 3, CAtr_DNAZoo_HiC_assembly, whole genome shotgun sequence DNA.
TGTCCAGGTTGGCCATGGCTGGTCCCAGTTGGCAAGGTCCCAGCTGGAATAAACTTCCTTTAttccttgaaaaggaaaaaaaaaaaacacacagtttgAACATGGAAAAAGCCGCACAAATGGCTCATGGCTGCATGTGCATCTGCTCTTAACCCCTGTCAGCTGAACCTACTGGAAATGTACCTAGGCTTGTTGATTGGGGACATTTAAATCTGATGATTACCATTTTGAGGCTCACAGTGAGCTATGGTACATGGAAGGAAGCCCTTCTAAACTTGATGGGAGGCAGCAAGATGGAGAACGGCCACCGAAAGCCACCCGTGGTgatgggaaggagggagggctCCTCCTGCCCGCACCCCAGCACTATTAAATCAAAGTGCTCTGTTTTAATAAAGAACACTGAGTGAGAGCTTCAATATGGATTTGTGTGGGACTTTTACGTGGGATTAAGctcatcctttttttaaaattaacccATTAAGTCAAGCGTCCATTTCCAAAGACAGCCCATGGGGGCACACAGCACTGCCCTGAGCAtccttgaagagctgcagggcCACGGACAAAGCAGGCCCCAAGCTCCATCCCCTATATAACAAGGCTGGAAGGCTCTGGGGCCATCCAGCACCAGGAGAGCGGCAGAGCCATCCTGCCATGCtcttactatatttttttccaatgactCGCCTCTGACCTTTCAAACACCTGTTCAGCCTTAAACAGCTAAAAATACCCACCAAGCTTTGCATCTGATTTTCATACTGCAACAAAGCTCACTGTTTCCAGTGggttttcttacttttctggATGGTTCTAGGATGTTCGACCTGGGCGGTTTCACCTCGCTGTGGATGGGCATCACAGGGCTCTGGCCACTGGCAAGGCCTCCCAGGCTCTTGCACCGTGTCGCCCAGCAGAACCCTGGCAGCAGTGAGGGGAGAGCTGTGTGGATGTGTCTGTATGGTGTAAAAAAGGCAATTTCCATCTGCTGCCGGCCTGCCGCTCCCAATGCCAGCCCCAAGGCACGAAAGCCACCTGGGTTAGGCATTCCAGATGCAGGCTGCTCTCCCTACCCTGGCAGCCCTGTCCTGAGCCGAAATCCCCCAGCAGCTTTGGCCTGCAGGCAGACAAATCCCACTAGTGCAGAAGGAATGAGGCAGGGGGTTCTCCTGGCCAGCATTTCGATGGggtcatattttaattttgtcagGAGGGCACGGGGGAGCCTTCGTTGCTTGGCCACGTGGCTGGAGTTAATTAAACCACACTTTGTCTCAATGTTATTCGTGACATCACATGCCGAATGGGAACTTTTTGAcaaatacatcattttaattAGGGAGGAAATGTTTGAAGGTGGCACAATGTCAGTTCCCGAAGGGGGCGACGCACTGGGTAGCAAGATGCCGCTTCCCCCACCGTGCACCAGCACTGTCGGTGCTGCTCTAATTGGCTCTGgtttgcacagctgcagcagcactgggttcagcctggagaaaggtgaaaaaaagtatggagtttttgcttctttttttttttttttcataaaccaGAAACTGGCAGCGCACATCCTCCCAGCTCCCATGGGATGCCTGGCCCAGCTCTGGGTCATGAGGAGGCGTCTCAGCATCTCGGCAAGGAGATGGCTGCAAAAATGCAAGCAGAGAGATGCATTTCCACACATCCTTCCAAACGAAAAGTGGGTTTTTAATCTCAGCACGTACCATTATTACTGCTCAGTCTACCCTTGTCTGTGGGATTTGGGTGGTGCCATGGCTGATGGTGCCTCGCAGGTGATGGAGAGTGGGCTCGGTGGCGCTGGGACGTGGAACTGCAGGAAACACCGCATGCTGCCCAGTTCCCCCATCGCTCAAAATGATGGCTTAAGATCAGTGTCTGGTAGATGCTAGGAAGCCCAAGGTGAGCACCGCTGCCCTGATCTCTCTAAAACTAGCTTTAAAGAATAATCTGGGGATAAAGCCCTCTCATGACCACATGAACTGGGCTGATGGCTCTAATGGATGCACTTGGGGCATCTCCTTGGGCGCATCTCCCAACAAAAGCCACTGAGTGCCACTACTGTATGCCTGGGGCTTGAGGCAGTTGCCGAGCACTTGGCTGGCCAGGGAACGCTACGAGTGAGCATCAGCATTCAAATTACTTATTGGCAGAAATGGGtttaaaaataggtttttaTGATAAACAAACTAACCTCATACAGGAAGTGAGCTGCAAATACTAAAAACTAGTATGGTGTAAGGGAGCTAGTAGAGCACAgatctgcccccccccccccccaaaaaaaaaaaaaaaagaagaaaaaagaaaaaagacatttaaaaaaaaattcctgtgCTTTTGATGCTCACTCCTGCTCAGGGCAAGGAGGTGGCATGGGAAAAGGGGGAAGGTGGCTGGGGACAAGGACTTTGCCCCCAGCATGGGGCTGGCTGCACCCaaagcaggggctgctgcttgcaAGCAAGGCAAGGGTGCCAGGCACACAGTCAGCCCCCCAAAATCAATCATGGGGTGGAGACACCAGCCCCGTGCTGGCACCACGCTCCTACATGCTCCAAGCAGGTTCTGGAAGAGCAAAACACAAACCTGGCCCCAGGGTGATGCTCTGCTTGCCTGCATCCCAGCCACATGCATATCAacaggcagggacagcagggaaATGGAGACAGACACAGAAATCAGGCAATGCAACATGGGGCTGCATGCAGACAGCAGATTTGGTTTCCCTCAGCCCTGTTTTCTTatggaaaatggcaaaaaggCAAACGTCCTGCTCCAGGGAtgtgggagctgcaggtgcGTGGagtgctggggagaggcagcaggatTTCTGCCCTCCTCGCAAACCCAAAACAGAGCCAAACCCTGGCAATGCACAGCCAGCTTTGAGTTGTGAACCTGGTGTTTCAGTGTGTTTGGACTTCAAAAGgcgtttgctgctgctgctgaaaaggtTAAGCAGTTTTCCTACCGAAACCCGAGTGTGGGCTGTGAAAGAACatgttaatgaagaaaatttccccagggctgctctttTATTATCACCAAAGCCATCAAGTTTCAGTTTGagttatttgtatttatttataaaaacaaagattaaataagtagaacaaaaacaaaaacctcatcCTAATTTCTGAGCTCAGCctgatttattaaaacaaaggaaactcCCCTCCAGCAGGTAGCTGCagcctgtttttccctttgctgtgaGGCAACGCACCGTGTTTCATGCGAAAAAACCCTCCTGCATCTCAGCACCAAGCTGGCcgaggttttgttttccccccttGCGCTACGGGGCCGAAAGGATTACGTTTGCTATGAAAATGTTGGTGATAGATTCAGCCTTATGTGGAGAGAAAACAGCCTCGCATCTGCCCCCCAAAATATCACCATTGCACCCAAAAACAGCCCAATGcagatttttgctgaaaaaataccatgaaaaactgatgctgctggctgcaggctcctCCAAAATCAGTGGCAGAGCCCAAGGCCACAGGGAAGAGGCTCACAGCCCCTGGTACTGCTGCCCTGTCCATGCCGTGTGGCCACTTCGTTTGCAAGGTTTTAAAGAGGGAGAAGCtgattgttttctgaaagaaaaaaaaaaaagcttttttctttttttcttttcatgtgtttttacTTCCATCGCTAGAGACCTGGttaaagaacacacaaaaaagcccTTCAGTGGTCTTGTAGCCTTTAACGTGTtgtttttctacatattttatgTTGTTGGCTTTTGTTATCAGTCTCATCTGCAATTTGTGGCCAATTCTGTCATGCTTTAGGCAGACATCTTGTTCCCAAAACTGTTTGCAACCTTTCAGCTACAGTACAGTGGCAAATACAGTGCGAGGCCAGCCACAGCACAACGAGAAAAAGGGCAGATTTAACCCCCAAATCATCCTTTGGCTGAATTCCCTCTCTGCGGAGGGCCAGTGGCCCATGGGCAGCACCAGCCCGGCACATTGGCCCCTCCAGCCAGCATGGCATGAGCATGTCTGGCACGGTGCCCATTTCTGGCATTTTCCCCCCAAAACGTGAGGCAGCCCTATCCCATGTGGCTGATGGGGTCTCAGGGAGACTCAGGAGGGTGTTTGGGTACCACTGTCCATCTGCGAGGCCGCGCTGAACCCCCCAGGCCCTCACCGTGCCAGTGCCACGTGGATTAAATCACTTGAGCGCTTATTTACCACCGAAAACAAACGCCGCCGACCTGGCGCGTATTCGATATTAATATCGAAaccaaaaagcaaattaatacCGCAGAAtcaaggtatttaaaaataaaatgaaagtctCGCCAGGGAGGGCTGGGTTTCAGCAGCCAAGTGTGCTGCGCGGGGCTCGAGGCCTGGCGCCCACCCAGGCCACCGTGGGCCAGTGCCAAGTGGGGGCTTGGCGCTGCCATTTTGGGGTCGCAGCAAAACGAACGCCTTTTCCCTGGGTGGGAAGGGCGTGCGGCCATGCCGAGCACGGCCGCTGGGGAGGGAAGTGAGGGGCCGGATTCCCagctgtccccgtcccccaaACGGCTGCTGATCTCCTGGGTTTTTCCACGAAGCCGCccgcggcgggccgggggcaTGACACATCGCGAAACCCCGCTCCccttcctggccctgctgccgctgctgctgcttcgCCGTTGCACAAGCCCACAACGGTTTCCCCGAAAGGGCtggcggcagcggcggcagcTGGCCTTGGGGTGATGGACACAATTTCGGCCCCTCAGCCGCGGGGCACGGTGCACGCCTGCACCCCCGGGGGGGCCCGCGGGGGgaccccgctgccgccgccatGCCCACCCTGAGCCCAAAGCCCCCCGATGCCCCGTCAGCATCTttgcacccccagcacccccaggtcgTACCAGGGCCCCCGGTGGGCACCCTCCTGAGGGCTTTTGTGCACCaaaatttagagaaaataagCCTGCCACGGGTCTCCCAGCGCCGTCTGCACTTCCTGTGACAAAGCGCAGCACACCGCGTTTGAGAATGATTCTTCCTCTATTTATCGCCCGTAAGGGATGACCAGACACGTGGCAAGAGACCCTCCCTGTGTTTTGCCCCCCAGGCCCCGgactggagcagggctggtgccgGTGGCTGCTCCACGCAGCATGGCACCACggcggtggcagcagcacctgggTGCCGAGGGCTGGATACCGAGCTGCAGGCTGATTTCCACCCCGCTATTTTCATCCCCCTGCCAGAGCCAAAGAGCAGCCCGCTGTTAGAGCAAAGCGCTCCACACGTGATTATATAAAGAAGGGAGCCAAAATGCAGCTAAATCGGGCAGGGTTCGATAACGGTGTATTTTGACTCATCCATTTCTTTGTCGCGCGATCGAGCAGCCCATCAGCCGCACTAATATTTGCCGCTCGGCGAGGGAGGGCACGAACCCGGGGAGGTTTGCAAAATCATTTTAGTTTGACTCATGTGGAAAGAGTGAAACACCAAGACTCCCCTGAAAGTGGGCTACACAAAAAGCTTTTACTGCACAGCTGACCACATTTGAGGAAACTAGAATTTTGGACAATTTCAGACAGTAATTTACAGCATTTCTGGGCAGCGGTGGGCGAatggctctgctgctgtttgactGCTATGCAGGCGGCAGGGCAAAAGGAGAATGGGGAAAAACGAAAGAGCCTGGGCTTGGGATTGAGCTCATTTGTCTCTTTGGTAATTTGCACAACGTGGTGGCTGTGCTTGGGTGGAGAGGAACTGGGCTGCTACTGCTCTCCTACCTGCAAGCCTGGCAAGAGTTGTAAGCAGCTGCCTTGAAAATGAAACCTGCCAGGAAAATCACACTGGGACTTCCACAGGGGCTTAGTAACTGCCTCTACAACaattaagctgaaaaaaattaacaaacagGCACTGCAACAACATTTTGGGGGCTATTCACTGCTGCAATGCCTCGGATGGAAGTGGAGATTGGAGAGCAGAAAAGTGTAGTTTTCTGTGCCCCCAGCAAGGGAGCAGCCTGCGGGGGTGAGTGGGAAATCCCAGCCACCAACTACATAGGAAAtaacatccccagctctgcgGGGTGGCGCGAGGCGTTTTGTGAAATATTCCCCCCGGTACGTGCGGTGGCCACGCACCCTGAGCATCGCCGCACGGCTGAGATGCCAATCGTATCATCAAAgccagctgaaaacaaaactgagaaacaTCTTGTGGTTTTACGACGtgtatttacataaaaatatatatattttaaacacctTTGGCCGCActgaggagaggcagggaggctGTTTGCGAGGTCTCTGACAATTGGGGAGGTTCGGCCAGCATGGCAGCCCCAGGCCTGGGATGGCTTTTGGctgccctccccacctccctgcaggcacagctttTTGGCAAGCCTGGACCACCACTGGGGTGAGAAATTACCTGCTGGGCATGCGCTGCCCCAGATAaggtggctgtgctgctttccttaAATTCCATCCCAAAAAAGCCAGGCACAGCCAacaaaatgcagacaaaaaggTGAATTGGAGCCTATTCTGTCCATTGGGTTGCAAAAGTCACCCGTGCCTTGGTGTTCACCACCTCCGCACTGTTTTCAGGAGgagccagctccctgccccatccACCCCAGCAGCAGTGTTTCCAGCCCAGtgctttctttcagcaaagCCTGTTCCCTTGTTTCTGAGTCATTCTGAAATGATTTGAGATCTCGAGTACACAGACGGTGAAAAAAACCTGTGCTTTCAGAGCACAAGTTTACGGCAGGGATTAGCCCCTGTGCTGGCGGCACGCGTCAGCCTTGCCTTGCTGCCCAGAATTACGTGCGCTCCACTGACGGCACGTGCAAGTCCTCATTTCATGTAAATAcctataaaaatatacacatgtatatttATGCATACAGAGCACCTATCACCAGGCTGATAAACAATTTACAAAACTCttttaggaaacagaaaatcagctgaaaaCCTTGCGGAGGAACAGCAGTGTCCCTGCGCTTGGCATCACGCGCATCTTCGCCTGCGGCTGCGCTCCCGCTGCCCCTGGCACGCTCTCAGTGCTGGCCGGGATGCGGGTGACACTAGcgcaccccagggtgctgcaccCAAAGTGTGGGGGTCAGGGAGGGGGCGGCCCTGCAGCGAGAGCCCTGCGAACGCCTCTGCGTTGGAGGGCACGGCGCGCCTGCGTCTGAGCCAGCCGAGATGTGTGCGGCGATAACACAGCCAGACACCGCCTCGCCGCCCTGTCTGAAACGGCCCGGCAGCAGGTTTTGTTCTGGTGGGTGTTTGGGATACCAAGCCCCGGTAAACTGTCCTGAAACACTCATTTCAGACAAGGGTATGCAAATAAATGGTATATAAGGCTAAACCCTCCCACTTGGGGTCAAACCACATCCCATTATAGAGCAGCTCGGTGCTGCGCTGGGGCCGgtgccgggagcggggccgtgccgagGGCTCCCCGGCTTCTCCATTTTGCAGCAGAGCGGTGAGCAGAGCCTCACGGGCAGGGGCCAGGCAAGGGGCGGGGGGCCAGCACGCAGAGCCATTGCCCCCCTGCGGGacgcccctgccctgctccagctccttccaaATAACCCACCCTaagcacttctgctgctgccttgtaTGTTGGAAGCTACACACCGCTCCTGCCAGAGAGAACAGTGCTCATTGCCCATCTCTAcggtttattattattatttcagggTAGCAATGCTGCTAGCAGAAAATCATCGTGGCAAGCTGTCCATGCCCTCTGGCTCCACCAGTGATGTCTTCAGCCCCATTTTGGCCAGCATGCTGGGTCACTGCAGCGTCTTGGAAGGGGGCATTGCTGCTGTGTGTGAGCACAGCTGCAGGCAACCAGCTTGTGCCGAGCAAACTTCCCATGCTTACGTTCTCATCTGCAAATCATCCCCTGGCCAATGACACAAGGACAAATGGTGAGCCTTTGGGCACCATTGGTTAATCTACTGCTTTTATTCAGGGCacccagaaagaaaacaactttctgTGCAGCCCCAGGAGGTCACAGTGGCTTTTCGGCACAGACATGGGGCCCAAGAGGAGCACAGATTTTGGGACACTGGCTGAGGGTCTTGGACCAAGGAATCCTGAGCTGTGATGTTGACTTTGCTAACAAAAAAGCTGATGGGGTGGAGAGGTTGGTGGAGGAAATATTTGCTCGTAGCTCCAAGGGACAGATGTTCACGTGGCCGAagggctgctctgcagttgGCACTGTGCTGACGCCGCCACTTCTCAGGCTTTGCTGGGCTGCTGGTGGAAAGCACAGCTCACCCAGGCTGAGCACCGcaatttggggaagaaaaaggttgCTGCCTTTTATACAACACAGATTGTTTATCTCTGGGTTAGCAATGTTTGCTTTGGAGTCGCTCCAGCCTCTTAAACATGAAAGCAAAGTATTctgtgaaaacactgaaagctCGCAGGTGGCTGGAGCAGCGAAGCAGCATGGGCTGGAGAAGTGCTGGTGAGGAGACATGGAAACAGAGATGGCCATGGCGAGCCTGAGCACCCCCTGCTCTCAGTGGGcttccaaagcagcagcttggcATCCCAGGGGCAAACAGCAAAACCTGCTCCCAGATCCTTGTACAGCTGGTGCCCAGGGCAAGGCACAGGTGTCTGGGTGCGACCACACGAGCCGTGACCCACCCTGCAGACTCCTCGTCCATCCTCATGGGTTGGGAGGGTAATGCCCAGGTGCCCGAAGCCATTACAGACCTGGAGACCTTACCGAGAGCAGCAAGAAAACAGTATGAGCATTGCTCGCCCAGCACTCAGCCACATGTGAAAAGCAGGTTGACTGAACTTTGAGTCACCAATCATCCTgcaaacagatggaaaaaaccTCCACCAAGAGGCTGAGCACAGCCTCAAGCAGGAGTGGGTGAGAGGCTCACACCAACGCTGCTGATGCACGTTTCTTCCATGCACATAAAATTCTGCCCCTTATTTGAAGATTCCTGGTCAGGCAAAAACAGGCCTGCTCTGTGGAATTTAAATGAATGAccataaaaaaagattaaaatctgACAGCCTGGTAACAAGTGAGGGCTACTAGAACAATGCATCCAGAGAGGTGTCCATAGCATTCCTTCACTAGTTAATAATCTATATATCACAAAGTATATGTATCAGAAAATGTATGTATCAGAAATTGTATGTATTGGAAATTATAtgtatcagaaaacaaatgtatcaGCAAATACAAATATCAGAAAACGAAGGCAATAATTCACTTCAGCACACCATGTCAAGCAGCTTCCACAACCTAGGTTCacaaaagggcaaaaaaagGCCAATGGGAGAAGCCAAACCACAGggttttgcccccccccccatcccctcccctgccTGGAGGATGGGGCAGGAGGATGAGCAGCGGGCactggcagggctctgctgaaTCACTGCGCATCGCTGCTGTGCGCCGCTTCATTTCGCGAGTGATAACGAAAGTAACAGAAGCGATATTGGGGTTTTGCAGCGCCGTGCCATTAACTCACTGTCATGCTTTGGGAATTCCTTGTCATGCGGGGCGGGCGACCCGGCGGCGTGTGAAAGTACATTTCTTCTCACTGCCTAAGGCTGTGGTCAGCACGCGAAGCAGAAGGAGAACCGCACGCTCTGCTCTTTGCCAGAAATCGCTGTGAAGTCCCCAGCCTGCAAACAGAAATCGTGCTCCCCTGTGGCGAGCACCTCTCTGTCGCCGATGGCGAAGCACAGCTCAGCACTTTAGTTTAATTGCATCCATTCCCTCTCCAGACGGGCCGGGGCGGCTCAGGGGGCTGATGtttccagcagcaggcacccGATTTCtaagccctgcagcaggagagcccGGCAGCAGAGAGGGAGCTCGTTACCGCAAATGGGAGTTTTATaacattgaaaaacaa
It encodes the following:
- the LOC118257426 gene encoding uncharacterized protein LOC118257426 isoform X1 yields the protein MGEVLGTGTVPAACVPLWSRWHQRPAWADATPADHALKPKSKGGLEPACAGRCHVRQRWLRAPAGTEGAWEAFQGAQRGCRWGCQRCSGLNPVLLQLCKPEPIRAAPTVLVHGGGSGILLPSASPPSGTDIVPPSNISSLIKMMYLSKSSHSACDVTNNIETKCGLINSSHVAKQRRLPRALLTKLKYDPIEMLARRTPCLIPSALVGFVCLQAKAAGGFRLRTGLPG
- the LOC118257426 gene encoding uncharacterized protein LOC118257426 isoform X4 translates to MCGRGGCGPLLEQKAPGRLSKERSGDAGGDARGAAAQQSLRSGGVSTVPTAEQPFGHVNICPLELRANISSTNLSTPSAFLLAKSTSQLRIPWSKTLSQCPKICAPLGPHVCAEKPL